A single window of Coffea eugenioides isolate CCC68of chromosome 7, Ceug_1.0, whole genome shotgun sequence DNA harbors:
- the LOC113776743 gene encoding transcription factor bHLH18-like, giving the protein MDVPALNHRWPMMNSIEESATDNTSFDLSSSSDHGSYPNHPSSGKRKLPHDVSQINSISLKPPVQLNNNGMNSKFIGTSPKPSSSPSTRMISFGTVNYNLPNYSVKTESEDMMPIGNIGFSSSISPTSFDQESYRALEHGTDPFKRGFSRTHLQAQDHLLAERKRRKNLSKHFIALSAIVPHLEKLDKASVLVGAVEHIKKLDKRVKFFEEEEKKRKQREELVVSAMKKSRPICSTATNDDASSSGEKTSDDSSCDQLSSSAVEVQVKSSGVDMLIKIECKNHEEILLEFGSLMNKIQLTIKSSSFLQFGDGMLSIGAVAQVNEEFCMTAEVLANKIRQALANLYDGRS; this is encoded by the exons ATGGATGTTCCTGCCCTTAATCATAGGTGGCCGATGATGAACTCCATTGAAGAATCTGCTACAGATAATACCTCTTTCGACCTATCCTCCTCCTCGGATCATGGGAGCTACCCAAATCATCCATCCTCCGGCAAGAGAAAGCTACCTCATGATGTTTCTCAAATTAATAGCATTAGTCTTAAACCACCTGTCCAACTGAACAACAACGGCATGAATTCGAAATTCATTGGCACATCTCCAAAGCCCTCTTCTTCTCCTTCCACCAGAATGATTTCGTTTGGGACTGTGAACTACAACTTACCAAATTACTCTGTCAAGACTGAGTCCGAAGATATGATGCCTATCGGAAATATAGGCTTCTCCTCTTCTATTTCTCCAACATCCTTTGATCAGGAATCATATCGAGCTCTAGAGCATGGCACCGACCcttttaaaaggggtttctctCGGACACACTTGCAGGCTCAAGATCATCTTTTAGCAGAAAGAAAACGACGAAAAAATCTGTCCAAGCATTTCATAGCTTTATCAGCTATAGTTCCTCACCTAGAGAAG TTGGACAAGGCATCTGTGCTTGTAGGTGCTGTGGAGCATATAAAAAAACTCGACAAACGGGTGAAGTTTTTtgaggaagaagagaaaaagaggaaGCAGCGGGAGGAATtggttgtttctgcaatgaagaAATCTCGTCCTATTTGTTCTACTGCCACCAACGACGATGCATCATCATCTGGGGAGAAAACCTCTGATGACAGCAGCTGCGATCAGTTGTCGTCGTCTGCTGTTGAGGTTCAAGTAAAAAGTTCAGGAGTAGATATGCTAATAAAAATCGAATGCAAGAATCACGAAGAAATCTTGCTCGAATTCGGTTCCCTAATGAACAAGATCCAATTAACTATCAAAAGCAGCAGCTTTTTGCAATTTGGGGATGGCATGCTTTCTATTGGTGCAGTTGCACAG GTGAATGAGGAATTCTGCATGACTGCGGAGGTTCTTGCAAATAAAATACGACAGGCTCTGGCAAACCTTTATGATGGAAGATCATAA